One window of the Dermacentor andersoni chromosome 10, qqDerAnde1_hic_scaffold, whole genome shotgun sequence genome contains the following:
- the LOC126543674 gene encoding mitochondrial inner membrane protein Mpv17-like, whose protein sequence is MRQAWNLYARVMRDHPAKTQLITTATVMLSGDLIAQKVLERRSSIDVPRAARFFIMGVAFVGPALRVWYFTLERIVGSGGGRALVVKKVFLDQALFTPVFLPSFLVTLGVLQRRSWESIKQTVRADYLPILKANYMLWPAAQLINFRFVPLSYRVPFASCVALVWNTYLAWKANRTQKI, encoded by the exons ATGCGGCAGGCGTGGAACCTCTACGCGCGTGTGATGCGCGATCACCCGGCGAAGACTCAGCTGATCACCACGGCCACTGTGATGCTTTCGGGTGACCTGATCGCCCAGAAGGTGCTCGAACGCCGGTCCAGCATCGATGTGCCTCGAGCAGCGAG GTTCTTCATCATGGGCGTTGCATTTGTTGGCCCTGCTCTTCGCGTCTGGTACTTCACGCTCGAACGCATTGTCGGCAGTGGTGGTGGGCGGGCGCTGGTTGTCAAAAAGGTGTTCCTCGACCAAGCCCTGTTCACCCCGGTGTTCTTGCCGAGCTTTCTGGTGACTCTCGGTGTACTTCAGCGACGCTCGTGGGAGAGCATCAAGCAGACGGTGCGGGCAGACTACCTGCCCATCCTGAAGGCGAACTACATGCTCTGGCCCGCAGCACAGCTAATCAACTTCAGATTCGTTCCTCTCAGCTACCGAGTGCCATTTGCGAGCTGTGTGGCGCTCGTCTGGAACACATATTTGGCCTGGAAGGCCAACAGGACGCAGAAGATATAG